GATGGGACGATAACCAAACTTGGAATAGATGGAAAGATCATCGAAGTATACCGTCCAACCTCAGAGGCCGCTAAAAAAGCACGAGCTCTCTTTCCTCATTATGACGAAGAGGCCGGGGAAGGTGCTGCGAAATCAGAGGCCGCTAAAAAGACACGTCCTTTCCCTCGTCCCTAAAAAGGCAGGCATAATCTACGAAGCCTAAAGGCGCATTATGTGCTATTATATCGTTTCGAAAACCACATCGTAAGATAAAATATTGTTCAAAATGATTGGTGGACCGGGCGGGATTTGAACCCGCGGCTTTCCGGCTTCTTGGTTGTAGCTTGCAAACCGGACGTTCATCAGCCTTCCGTATGCCGAGCTGAACTACCGGCCCTCTTTTGACTTAGCTGTCCTTCGCTTAAATTTTACCATTTTTGAGTAAAATTCATATCTTCCATAAGCTGGTTTTAAGGTTGCTGGTCGTGGCCGCCGTAACGTAGCTTGGTTAGCGTACAGGCCTGAGGGGTGATTAGCCTCGGCCAATGGAGCCTGGAGAGCCCTCGGCTGTCGTCGAGGTTCGGGTAGAGGCCGGGTTCAAATCCCGGCGGCGGCCCTCAGCTACCTCGAAGCTGATACGGCTTAGGTTTACTGGGTTTCATCATTTACACGCCACGTTATCCGAGGCCTCCTCTCCGTGAATTGTGTTTATATTAAGGATGTATAATGTTCTTAGCGGTGATGTTAGTTTGGCCGTGAAGATTGGAATCAATGGGTTCGGAAGAATTGGCAGAATTTTCTACAGGGCGGCGTTAGAGGATGGTGAGTTTAAAGAGAAATTTGACGTGGTGGCGGTTAACGACGTCACCGACTCCAAGACGCTGGCGCACCTCTTAAAATACGATTCGGTTCACGGCGTTTTACAGAGGGAAATTTCTTGGACGGACTCCTCGATAAAGGTTGACGGCGGAGAGATTAAGGTGTTATCCGAGAGGGATCCGGCTAAACTGCCTTGGCGTAGCCTCGGCGTGGAGATCGTCTTAGAGTCCACTGGACTCTTCACGGATAGAGCGGGCGCCGGCAAACATTTGGAGGCTGGAGCTCGTAAGGTTATCGTTTCGGCGCCGGCTAAGGATCCTGACGTAACCCTGGTTCTTGGCGTAAACCAGAGAGTTTACGATGAGAACAAACATAACATCATTTCCATGGCGTCCTGCACGACGAACTGCCTTGCCCCCATGGTGAAGGTTTTACACGAAAACTTTGGGGTGAAAAGGGGTTTGATGACCACATGCCACGCCTACACCAACGATCAAAGGATCCTCGACCTCGCCCATAAGGATCTCCGCAGGGCTAGGGCTGGAGCTTTATCCATCATACCGACAACCACTGGGGCGGCGAAGGCCATAGGCCTCATCATACCGGAGCTTCAAGGCAAGCTTAACGGCGTCGCGTTGAGGGTTCCAGTGCCAGACGGCTCCATAACCGATCTCACCGCCGAGCTGGGGGAGGAAGCCGACATCCCCGCCATCAATGACGCGTTCAGAAAGGCGGCTGAAGGCGATTTGAAAGGAATTCTCCAGTACACAGAAGACCCAATCGTTTCAACAGACATCATAGGAAATCCTCATTCATGCATCTTCGACGCGTCCAGCACGATGGTTATGCAGGGTCAATCAACTTGGGCGAAGGTTTTCGGCTGGTACGACAATGAATGGGGTTTCTCCTGCCGCCTAGTGGACTTGTTTAAGTTGATAGCTAAGGGGTAAGGGGGTGTCCGTTGAACGGGTTTCTAACCCTAGACGACGTGGACGTGAAGTCAAAGGTCACATTGGTAAGGGTTGACTTAAATGTTCCCTATGACGCTCAAACAGGTCTGATACAGGAAAGCGAACGCGTCAAGGCTCACGCCGAAACGATAAGGGAGTTGTCCGATAAAGGCGCCAGGGTTGTCGTGTTAGCTCATCAGGGTAGGAGGGGAGACCCTGACTTTATACATCTAAGCCAACACGCCGAGCTTCTCAGCAAGCATGTGGGTAAACCCGTCGCCTACGTCGACGACGTGGTAGGGGAGAAGGCTGTTCAAGCCATTAAAAGACTGAGGGACGGAGATATACTTCTTTTAGACAACGTTAGGATCTTAGAAGATGAAACCGTTGAGAAAACCGTTGAAGAGCATGGTGAAAGCCTCATAGTGAAGGCGCTCGCGCCGTTGGCCGATCTGTTCGTAAACGACGCATTCTCAGCCGCCCATAGGTCTCACGCGTCGATCGTAGGCTTCACCGTGAAGTTGCCCTCAGTTGCTGGGAGGGTGATGGAGCGGGAGGTCAAGTCCTGTGAAAGGGCGTTGACCCCGGAGAGGCCGAACATATTCGTGTTAGGCGGCGCCAAACCTGATGATTGCGTGAAGATCATGGCGCACATGCTGGATAAGGGTGTTTTAGATGAAGCGTTAACCTGCGGCCTTTTAGGCCAGCTTTGCCTCAAAGCAGAAGGGGTAGACTTGGGTGAAGCAAGCACCGGGCTTCTCGAGAGAAGAAGGGTCTTAAACCTTATTCCAACCCTGCAGACCCTACGAAACAGGTATGGTGATCAAGTTGTATGCCCATTGGACGTGGCTGAAGAGGTGGGTGGAAGACGGGTTGAAAGGGCCTTGGAAGAATTGCCCTGTGAAGGGTTAATCATGGATATAGGCGGTAAAACCGTTGAGCGATATAGGAGAAGCTTAAAACGCGCCAGAACGATCGTTGTGAAGGGGCCGGCGGGCGTCTACGAGAAAAAAGGCTTCGAGGTGGGGACCCGCATGCTACTGGAGGAGGTGAGGAAATCCGGTGCGTACACGCTGATCGGTGGAGGCGACACTTCAGTCGCCTTGTCAACGTTGGGATTTAAACCCGAGGACTTCTCCTATGTAAGCTTGGCTGGAGGCGCCTTAATCACATACCTGTCCGGTGAAGACATGCCCGGGGTGAGGGCTCTAAAGGACTCGGCTAAACGTTGAGGCTTAGCCGTTAAGTCCCCTGGCATAGGGTTGTTGGGCATCCACCCGAGTATTCAGGCTCGGCGCTCACATATTCCCTGGCCTCGCCTAATCCTCCCCCGATCATCGATCCTATGTACAGAACCTGCTCCCTTTTACTACCATACCTGTATACCGTTATGCCCTTGCATCCCAGCTCGTAAGCCAGCAGAAACGCTTTTCGAACCTGGTCTACGGTCGCGTCGTGGGGGAAGTTTATAGTCTTGGAAACAGCGTTATCCGTGTACTTCTGGAAAGCCGCTTGGATGCGTATATGCCATTCAGGGCTGATGTCTAGGGCGGTGACGAATGTTCTTCTAACGCTTTCCGGTATCTCCACGAAGTCCTGTACTGAGCCTTTCTTAGCGATGTTCATCATTAAATCCTCGCTGTAGAATCCCTCTTTCTTAGCGATCTCTTCGAACAGCGGGTTCACCTCCAGAAGCCTGGTTCCCTCCATGACGTTTCTGACGAAGCTTACGGCGAACAACGGCTCTATACCGCTTGTGGTTCCGGCGATGATGCTGATGGTTCCGGTGGGAGCTATGGTTGTTACAGTGGCGTTTCTCATCGCCTTGTACCCCTTCTTCTCCCATATGCTGCCCTTAAAGTTGGGGAAGGATCCTCGCTTGAGGCCTAGTTCAACCGAGGTCTTTCTAGCTTCTTTTGAGATGAAGCGCATAAGCCTTTCAGCGACTTGAACTGCTTGCTCGGAGTCGTATGGAATGCCAAGCTTGATGAGGGCTTCAGCGAACCCCATAACCCCTAACCCTATTTTACGGTTTCCCAAGGTCTTCTTCTCAATCTGCTTCAACGGGTACTGGTTGGCATCTATGACGTTGTCCAGGAAGTGAACGGCGGTTTTAACGGTTTTTCTCAGCTTCTCAAAGTTGATTTTACCGTCTTCAACCATTTTAGCCAGGTTTATCGATCCTAGGTTACATGACTCGAAGGGCAGTAGGGGTTGCTCGCCGCATGGATTGGTGCTCTCCACCTCCCCTAAAAGCGGGGTTGGATTGGCCTTGTTAACTCGATCGATGAAAACGACACCTGGATCCCCTGTCTTCCAAGCCATGGTTACGATTAAGTCGAATACATCGGAGGCCTTAAGCCTTCTCACCTCCATGTTGGTTCTAGGGTTGATGAGTGAGTATTCTTCGTCTTTTTCAACAGCCTTCATAAACTCGTCGGTGACGGCTACGGATAGGTTGAAGTTCGATAGGAAGCCTTCCCTGGTTTTGGCCGTTATAAACTCCATTATATCGG
The genomic region above belongs to Candidatus Bathyarchaeia archaeon and contains:
- the gap gene encoding type I glyceraldehyde-3-phosphate dehydrogenase; amino-acid sequence: MAVKIGINGFGRIGRIFYRAALEDGEFKEKFDVVAVNDVTDSKTLAHLLKYDSVHGVLQREISWTDSSIKVDGGEIKVLSERDPAKLPWRSLGVEIVLESTGLFTDRAGAGKHLEAGARKVIVSAPAKDPDVTLVLGVNQRVYDENKHNIISMASCTTNCLAPMVKVLHENFGVKRGLMTTCHAYTNDQRILDLAHKDLRRARAGALSIIPTTTGAAKAIGLIIPELQGKLNGVALRVPVPDGSITDLTAELGEEADIPAINDAFRKAAEGDLKGILQYTEDPIVSTDIIGNPHSCIFDASSTMVMQGQSTWAKVFGWYDNEWGFSCRLVDLFKLIAKG
- the pgk gene encoding phosphoglycerate kinase, whose product is MNGFLTLDDVDVKSKVTLVRVDLNVPYDAQTGLIQESERVKAHAETIRELSDKGARVVVLAHQGRRGDPDFIHLSQHAELLSKHVGKPVAYVDDVVGEKAVQAIKRLRDGDILLLDNVRILEDETVEKTVEEHGESLIVKALAPLADLFVNDAFSAAHRSHASIVGFTVKLPSVAGRVMEREVKSCERALTPERPNIFVLGGAKPDDCVKIMAHMLDKGVLDEALTCGLLGQLCLKAEGVDLGEASTGLLERRRVLNLIPTLQTLRNRYGDQVVCPLDVAEEVGGRRVERALEELPCEGLIMDIGGKTVERYRRSLKRARTIVVKGPAGVYEKKGFEVGTRMLLEEVRKSGAYTLIGGGDTSVALSTLGFKPEDFSYVSLAGGALITYLSGEDMPGVRALKDSAKR
- a CDS encoding vitamin B12-dependent ribonucleotide reductase, which translates into the protein MFTVKKIQKRDGRIVDFEPDKITNAIRKAFAAVKGGDEGVVSRLTDKVVQLLSERFKEQIPGVEDVQDIVEEVLIDEGYADVAKAYILYREKRAEIRRVKSFIGVKDELKLSLNAVSVLERRYLLKDEEGRVVETPAQMFRRVAKAIAAVDRRYDPEADVKAVEEEFYNVMANLEFLPNSPTLMNAGTDIGQLSACFVIPVEDSMESIFDALKYMALVHKSGGGTGFSFSRLRPKGDLVKSTKGIASGPVSFMRVFDTATDVIKQGGRRRGANMGILRVDHPDIMEFITAKTREGFLSNFNLSVAVTDEFMKAVEKDEEYSLINPRTNMEVRRLKASDVFDLIVTMAWKTGDPGVVFIDRVNKANPTPLLGEVESTNPCGEQPLLPFESCNLGSINLAKMVEDGKINFEKLRKTVKTAVHFLDNVIDANQYPLKQIEKKTLGNRKIGLGVMGFAEALIKLGIPYDSEQAVQVAERLMRFISKEARKTSVELGLKRGSFPNFKGSIWEKKGYKAMRNATVTTIAPTGTISIIAGTTSGIEPLFAVSFVRNVMEGTRLLEVNPLFEEIAKKEGFYSEDLMMNIAKKGSVQDFVEIPESVRRTFVTALDISPEWHIRIQAAFQKYTDNAVSKTINFPHDATVDQVRKAFLLAYELGCKGITVYRYGSKREQVLYIGSMIGGGLGEAREYVSAEPEYSGGCPTTLCQGT